The DNA sequence AGTGCACCAGCCATTTCCCACCTTGCTTTTCGACATAGCGGACACTGACTTCGGTAAAAATCTCTACACCGTGATTCCAGGCGTCGGGTAAATAGTTCGTCTGCACCGTGTTTTTGGAGGTGTGGTTGCAACCGCTGACACAGTCCCCGCACAGGATACAGGGCGTTTGCTTGACCCCGACATGATTTATGTCATCTTTAGTTTTGTCGAATGTCACTGCAATAGGCGGCCGGTAAAAATTTTCTTTCATGAATTTACCGGACTTTTCATGTGCCTCTAATTTTTTCAGTTTTGGAAAGTTTTTGGGATAAGGTTGAGGATTCAGCATTTCTCTAGCGTGAGCATACCCCTTTTTTATGCCGTCTTTGAGATCGCCAATTAGTGCCTTTGGCCATGCCGGGTTCTTGAAAACCCGCGGGTCGGACTCAATAACGACGTTGGCATTGATGAGGGAGGTACCGCCTAGGCCACAACCTACTAAAACGTTGATATCGTCGTTTACATGAAAATCAAAAAGTCCGGTTTTTGAACCGATGTGTTTGTCGGGTATATCGACTTGCAGCTCTGCAGTTGCCTCAGGCAGTGTATCGGGAAATTCACCGGGAAGAAACTCTTTGCCCCGCTCCAGCACACAAACTTTCTGACCGGCACGCGCCAAGCGAGACGCGGAAATGCCGCCACCGTACCCTGAGCCAATAACCACAACCGTATAGTTGCTTTTCATAGCTTCGATTTGTGAGGATAAGTGTCCCATGGGAATGCCTCCGTTAATTTAATAGTTTAGAAAGTTGTCAATTTATTTCCGAAAATGATTATTTAGGTGATATGCTTGCCATTCAGTAAACTACCTTAAATGAAAACCTAACGATTTCATATCATAAATCTTTGAAATCAAAGACAGCGTTTTATAGATTTTTCGTGAAGCCGAGCAATGCTGAGCGGCTAAAATGGAAGACGGAATCAAACCATCGATTCTAAATAAGTTCAACTATATAATAATAAGTAGAAACTTAAATCAATCCTTCGTTGCTGAGGTCAGATAGTGAAAGGCTGGTATAATTAATCAAATTTGCCAAAAAAAAAGAGACTTGGAATTGTATTGTGACAAAATATAAACAGAAATGTCAAGAAAGTCAAGAACAAAATTTGTAGAGAAGCACACGCACGCACGTTGCCGGGTGTATCGGTTAAGGTTCGTACTGACCTAAATTTTAAAACCTAAGTCTTCTCCAGCAATTCATCCAAATTCATGGGAAAGATAATTGTGAAAGTAGTGCCTTTCCCTACTTCGCTTTCCACGGTGATTGTGCCTTTGTGATCTTCGATGATTTGGTAAACGATCGACAGGCCCAAACCGGTGCCGACCCCGACACCTTTAGTGGTGTATCCCGGGTCGAAGATTTTTTTGAGTTTGTCTTTGGGAATGCCGCTGCCATTGTCTTTGAACTCAATATGAACTTTGCCGTTTTTTTGTGAGGTCGTGATCGTAATCTCTCCCTTGTCTTGAATGGCCTGCTTAGAATTGATCAGCAAATTGAGGAAAACCTGGTTCAGCCGTCCCGGGAAGCAGGCCATCGGCGGGATGTCGCCGAAGTTTTTAATGACTTTTAAATTGTGTTTAATTTCATGATGAATCAAAGTTAGGGTGTCCTCAAGCCCTTCGTGAATATCGACTGTTTTTAGTTCGGCTTCGTCGAGGCGGGCAAAGCTTCTGAGGCGCCTGACAATTGTGATAACCCTTTCGCTGCCGTGGTCGATCACCCGGTTTGCATCTTCGATCACTCGGAGGGGCTTGGAAAGGCCGTCGTTTTCCTGCAGCTCTTTCGGGAATTGCGCCTCGATCGTTTCTTTTAATTTTTTGACGGCGCGTTTCAAGGTGTCGTGCATACTCGAGACCGCGCCGATTGGCGTATTGATTTCGTGAGCAATTCCGGCTACCAACATACCCAACGAAGCCATTTTCTCAGATTGCACCAACTGGGTTTGGGTTTCTTTGAGAGTTTTCTCTGCCTGCTTGCGTTTGGTAATGTCGCGTGCGAATCCTACCCGGTGGTGAACTTCGCTTTTATCATTGTAAATTGTAAAGGCCGAAAGCTCAACATCGATTGGCTTGCCTGATTTCGAGTAACTGACAATCTCGCCGCGAAAGCTGCCTTTTCTCTCCAATTCCGTTCCGATTTTCTGGAAGGTTTCCTCACCGATCAGAATAGCCGCAGTCTTGCCATGAATATCTTTTTCCGTGTATTCGAGCAATTTTTTGTGAGCCGGATTTATCTCTAAAAATATACCCTGCGGATCATAGATCGCGATTGCGTCATGCGAGTTTATAAAAATTTCCCGATACAGTTTCAATTTTTCTTCGGTCTGTTTTCGTTCCGTAATGTCAATACCGGTGCCAATAACAAACTCAATGTTACCCTCCTTGTCTTCAAGCGCGGTATTTGACCAGTCAATCAACCGCTGTTCGCCTTCTTTAGTTAGCCAGTAATTTTCCGTCCGGTTTGGGAAATCACCGCCAATGAGCTTATCAAAAGTCGCGCGTACCCGCAGGACTTCCGTTGGAATGAGAAAGAGATCCCAAACATGCTTGCCCTTAACTTGCTCAAATGAATATCCGGTTGTTTCTTCACAAGCCCGGTTGAACCGAATGATCCGGCCTTTTAGATCGAGCACTACAACCAGCGCACCCGCGGTGTCAAGAATCGCCGAAACAAAATTTCGCTCCCGTTCCAGGGCTTCTCTTGCTTGTTTTCTTTCGGTGATATCTGTGCTGACGCCGCAAACCCGATAGATTTCTCCCTTTGAGTTTCGAATTGGGAAGGCACGAGACCTTATCCAGCGCACGGATTTGTCCGGCCGGACAATCCGGAACTCCTGTTCATTTTCTTTACTTCTGTGTTTATTAATGTTCTCCGATACCTGGGTGCGATCATCCGGATGAATCGCCTCCAACCAGTCAAACGAATTCCTGTAGAGATTTTTTGCAGGTCTACCATAAATTTGCTCATATGCCGGACTGACATAAATAGTCTTCTGTGCGTTGAGATCCGCCATCCAGAATGCCTCATCGATGTTTTCCGTTAACTGGCGGAACTTTTCTTCACTCTCGGAAAGATCCTTGAGAAGCCTTGCCATTTCTGAATGTTTTTGTTCTAACTCTTCCTGCGCCGCAAGAAGATCAACATTTGCTTTCCCTAAAGAATATGTCTTTTTTTCTGATTCTTTAGCCTCTCGGCGAAGCTGCAAATTTGCGTAACGGAGCTCCTTCGTTCTCTCAAGAACCTTTGTTTCGAGAGTACGGTAGCTGCGGATATTATCGAGGGCAAGGCCGACCATGTTTGCAAACATCTCAAACCTGGCTATGTCCTTATCATCCATGTCACGGTCATGGTGCTGCATATTGCCAACGATAATGCCAATCGGTTTTTTCTCCGCTTTAATTGGCGAAACCACCACGGCTTTGGTGCGAATTACCTGCCCGGGTTCATCTTTAGGCCATCTCGGGTCGGCATTCAGATCGGGAATAAATATAGTTTTACTTAGTTCGATGCTTTCCATGAAGTGGGGCGGAAATTTAAATTTTTTAGACTTTACCCG is a window from the candidate division KSB1 bacterium genome containing:
- a CDS encoding FAD-binding protein, with the translated sequence MGHLSSQIEAMKSNYTVVVIGSGYGGGISASRLARAGQKVCVLERGKEFLPGEFPDTLPEATAELQVDIPDKHIGSKTGLFDFHVNDDINVLVGCGLGGTSLINANVVIESDPRVFKNPAWPKALIGDLKDGIKKGYAHAREMLNPQPYPKNFPKLKKLEAHEKSGKFMKENFYRPPIAVTFDKTKDDINHVGVKQTPCILCGDCVSGCNHTSKNTVQTNYLPDAWNHGVEIFTEVSVRYVEKQGGKWLVH
- a CDS encoding PAS domain S-box protein, with translation MDKIKILYIEDDAGQRKQFAEQMAAQGFKVTSTASGEAGLHSFKKSRVDVVLCDLNMPKMNGLEVLKKIKKIDADVPVIILTAHGSVDMAVKALKVGAYDFVLKPPEINKISTTIHKAIEKIQLQIQLEQSKKELKKYSQKLEKRVEERTERLEYANRQLIALNEVSNKFSSLYSEKELLKEAPKLLCKSLDFDRATMFLNKNGRLALYSLCMAKDSEELVRNFLNRVKSKKFKFPPHFMESIELSKTIFIPDLNADPRWPKDEPGQVIRTKAVVVSPIKAEKKPIGIIVGNMQHHDRDMDDKDIARFEMFANMVGLALDNIRSYRTLETKVLERTKELRYANLQLRREAKESEKKTYSLGKANVDLLAAQEELEQKHSEMARLLKDLSESEEKFRQLTENIDEAFWMADLNAQKTIYVSPAYEQIYGRPAKNLYRNSFDWLEAIHPDDRTQVSENINKHRSKENEQEFRIVRPDKSVRWIRSRAFPIRNSKGEIYRVCGVSTDITERKQAREALERERNFVSAILDTAGALVVVLDLKGRIIRFNRACEETTGYSFEQVKGKHVWDLFLIPTEVLRVRATFDKLIGGDFPNRTENYWLTKEGEQRLIDWSNTALEDKEGNIEFVIGTGIDITERKQTEEKLKLYREIFINSHDAIAIYDPQGIFLEINPAHKKLLEYTEKDIHGKTAAILIGEETFQKIGTELERKGSFRGEIVSYSKSGKPIDVELSAFTIYNDKSEVHHRVGFARDITKRKQAEKTLKETQTQLVQSEKMASLGMLVAGIAHEINTPIGAVSSMHDTLKRAVKKLKETIEAQFPKELQENDGLSKPLRVIEDANRVIDHGSERVITIVRRLRSFARLDEAELKTVDIHEGLEDTLTLIHHEIKHNLKVIKNFGDIPPMACFPGRLNQVFLNLLINSKQAIQDKGEITITTSQKNGKVHIEFKDNGSGIPKDKLKKIFDPGYTTKGVGVGTGLGLSIVYQIIEDHKGTITVESEVGKGTTFTIIFPMNLDELLEKT